The following coding sequences lie in one Arachis hypogaea cultivar Tifrunner chromosome 4, arahy.Tifrunner.gnm2.J5K5, whole genome shotgun sequence genomic window:
- the LOC112794479 gene encoding UDP-glycosyltransferase 83A1-like: MGIPHFLAIPYPILGHISPLFQFCQVLATNGYKITFLTSDNNFNRVNRAASEGKFVKSQMRVVSLPDGLGPEDDGSDQPKVILSIKTTMVAMLPKLIEDVNAMDSDNKITCVIVTKNMGWALQVALNLGLKGALFWPASATSLASFDSMQRLIDEGIIDSQNGLPSKEHEKIKLCSNMPMIDASAMPWYCLDNTFYFHHMKQEIQTLKLAKWWLCNTTIDLEPGPFSISPNLVPIGPLIATNYNKSEEKTCQEWLDQQPPKSVVYISFGSMVSPSKEQFKELALGLDFLNKPFLWVINKNNNNNPLLYPENFKGNKGKIVGWVMQKKKVLSHPSIACFVSHCGWNSTMEGVCCGVPFLCWPFCSDQIINKTYICDVWKVGIEFEKDENGLVSREEIKKKVEMVLEDEGIKKRSLKLKEMMIKNKVEGDKNLNEFINWVKE, encoded by the exons ATGGGGATACCACATTTTCTAGCAATACCATACCCAATCCTAGGACATATTAGTCCCCTTTTTCAATTTTGTCAAGTTTTGGCCACAAAtggatacaaaatcactttcTTGACCTCAGATAACAACTTCAATAGGGTGAATAGGGCTGCAAGTGAGGGTAAATTTGTAAAATCACAAATGAGGGTGGTGTCCCTACCAGATGGGTTGGGCCCTGAAGATGATGGAAGTGATCAGCCCAAGGTTATATTGTCCATAAAAACCACAATGGTAGCTATGCTTCCAAAGCTTATAGAAGATGTGAATGCTATGGATAGTGATAACAAGATTACTTGTGTTATTGTGACTAAGAACATGGGTTGGGCCTTGCAAGTTGCTCTCAATTTGGGCCTCAAAGGGGCTTTGTTCTGGCCTGCCTCAGCAACTTCCTTAGCCTCCTTTGATTCCATGCAGAGGCTTATTGATGAGGGCATTATAGATTCTCAAAATG GACTCCCAAGCAAAGAACATGAGAAAATTAAGTTGTGCTCAAACATGCCTATGATAGATGCAAGTGCCATGCCATGGTACTGTTTGGATAACACTTTCTACTTCCATCACATGAAGCAAGAGATTCAAACCCTAAAGCTAGCAAAATGGTGGCTTTGCAACACAACCATTGATCTTGAGCCAGGACCCTTTTCCATATCACCAAATCTCGTACCAATAGGTCCATTGATTGCAACTAATTACAACAAAAGTGAAGAAAAAACATGCCAGGAATGGTTGGATCAGCAACCACCAAAATCCGTTGTATACATTTCATTTGGTAGCATGGTATCACCTAGTAAGGAACAATTCAAGGAACTCGCTCTTGGACTTGATTTTCTTAACAAGCCTTTTCTTTGGgttattaacaagaataataataataacccatTATTATACCcggaaaattttaagggaaacaaAGGTAAAATTGTTGGTTGGGTGATGCAAAAGAAGAAAGTTTTGAGTCACCCTTCGATAGCTTGTTTTGTTAGTCATTGTGGTTGGAATTCGACTATGGAAGGTGTGTGTTGCGGTGTCCCTTTTTTGTGTTGGCCTTTTTGTAGTGACCAAATCATTAATAAGACATATATTTGTGATGTGTGGAAAGTTGGGATTGAATTTGAGAAGGATGAAAATGGATTGGTATCAAGGGAAGAGATAAAGAAGAAAGTGGAAATGGtacttgaagatgaaggaatcaAAAAGAGATCGTTGAAACTCAAGGAAATGATGATCAAGAACAAAGTTGAAGGTGATAAGAATCTCAATGAGTTCATCAATTGGGTCAaggaatga